One window of the Peptacetobacter hiranonis genome contains the following:
- a CDS encoding ribonuclease J: protein MMLLFKNDEQIKVIPLGGMNEIGKNMTVIEYRDEIIIIDAGLSFPEDEMLGIDIVIPDITYLVKNRDKIKGIFITHGHEDHIGALPYLLKKINIPVYGSRLSMGLLEVKLKEHKLENVELHIIKPREVIKLRNMEVEFVKTTHSIPDSYSIAIHTDQGVIFHTGDFKVDLTPIDGDVMDFRRICELSEEGVILMLSDSTNAERPGYTKSEKKVGVGLDDLFTKAGDSRIIVATFASNIHRLQQVVDAAKKHGRKVTVSGRSMLNVVNVAKELGYLEIEDDMIIDLNDVGNYEDKELVIITTGSQGEPMSALARMANSEHKKIEIKEGDLVIISAHPIPGNEKLISKVINFLLEKGAEVVSSEIADIHVSGHACQQELKLMLRLVKPKFFLPAHGEYRMLKKHAELARSLGMNKEDIFVINNGDILEVGKDEASIKGKVATGNILVDGLGVGDVGNIVLRDRKHLSEDGLMTIVVTISKEEGRVLAGPDIISRGFVYVRESEDLMDGAKQIVRDVLSECEEHNIKEWAYLKNNIKEQLKEYLYQKTKRNPMILPIIMEV from the coding sequence ATGATGTTATTGTTTAAAAACGATGAACAGATAAAGGTCATTCCTCTTGGTGGGATGAACGAAATAGGAAAGAACATGACTGTTATCGAGTATAGAGACGAGATAATAATAATCGATGCAGGTCTGAGCTTCCCAGAAGACGAAATGTTAGGTATAGATATAGTTATACCAGATATAACTTACTTAGTAAAAAATAGGGATAAAATAAAAGGGATATTTATAACACACGGCCATGAGGACCACATAGGTGCTTTACCTTATCTATTAAAGAAGATAAATATACCAGTATACGGTTCAAGATTAAGCATGGGTCTTTTAGAGGTTAAATTAAAAGAACATAAACTAGAAAATGTAGAGCTTCACATAATAAAACCACGTGAAGTTATAAAACTTAGAAATATGGAAGTAGAGTTCGTAAAGACTACTCATAGTATACCAGATTCGTATTCTATAGCAATACATACTGACCAGGGGGTAATATTCCATACAGGAGACTTTAAAGTAGACTTAACACCAATAGACGGAGATGTAATGGATTTCCGGAGAATATGTGAATTAAGTGAAGAAGGAGTAATCTTAATGCTTTCTGATAGTACTAATGCAGAAAGACCAGGATATACTAAATCAGAGAAAAAAGTTGGTGTAGGATTAGATGATTTATTTACTAAAGCTGGTGACAGTAGAATAATAGTTGCGACATTCGCATCTAATATACATAGACTACAGCAGGTTGTAGACGCAGCTAAAAAACATGGTAGAAAAGTAACTGTTTCAGGAAGATCTATGCTAAATGTTGTAAACGTAGCAAAAGAGCTTGGATATCTTGAAATAGAAGACGATATGATAATAGATTTAAATGATGTAGGTAACTATGAAGACAAAGAACTAGTAATAATAACTACTGGTTCACAGGGAGAACCTATGTCAGCACTTGCAAGAATGGCAAATTCAGAACACAAGAAAATAGAAATAAAAGAAGGTGACCTTGTTATAATATCAGCTCATCCAATTCCAGGTAATGAAAAACTGATATCTAAGGTAATAAACTTCTTACTTGAAAAAGGCGCTGAAGTTGTTTCGAGTGAAATAGCAGACATACACGTTTCAGGACATGCATGTCAGCAGGAATTAAAACTAATGCTTAGATTAGTTAAACCTAAATTCTTCCTACCAGCTCATGGTGAGTACAGAATGCTTAAAAAACATGCTGAGCTTGCTAGAAGTCTAGGAATGAACAAAGAAGATATATTCGTTATAAATAACGGAGATATATTAGAAGTTGGAAAAGATGAAGCATCTATAAAAGGTAAGGTTGCAACAGGAAATATACTAGTAGATGGACTAGGTGTTGGGGATGTTGGAAACATAGTACTTAGAGATAGAAAACACCTTTCTGAAGATGGACTTATGACAATAGTTGTAACAATATCTAAAGAAGAAGGAAGAGTGCTTGCAGGTCCAGACATAATATCAAGAGGATTTGTATATGTAAGAGAATCTGAAGACCTTATGGATGGAGCTAAACAGATAGTTAGAGATGTGCTAAGTGAATGTGAAGAACACAACATAAAAGAATGGGCATATCTAA
- a CDS encoding metal-dependent hydrolase has protein sequence MRGKTHCAVGIIAGIQLSLVLSQPITPTSILTSAVFSTLPDLDKSNSIIAGTIFRKKFSKFLYKLLIFSLNLFIFFLSIKVSSSFFISAVITFFAIAFLEKKLTHYNMRKSLITATLLLLALVLIISKVDISFVIPILVFSVFPWLKHRNFSHSILMVLIVYIIMNPLGEFFNYDSLGLMASSMYLLHIICDMFTKRGVAIFYPFSKNMISVGYIRVGGRFSNIIENLLVFVLILFTIYLVFKFV, from the coding sequence ATGCGAGGTAAAACTCATTGTGCTGTAGGAATTATAGCCGGTATTCAGTTATCCTTAGTATTGTCACAACCTATAACACCTACTAGTATTCTGACTTCTGCTGTATTTTCTACACTCCCAGATTTAGATAAATCCAACTCTATAATAGCTGGGACAATTTTTAGAAAGAAATTTTCAAAGTTTTTATATAAGTTGCTTATTTTTTCGCTGAATCTTTTTATATTTTTCCTATCTATAAAAGTCAGCAGTAGCTTTTTTATAAGCGCAGTTATTACATTTTTTGCAATAGCATTTTTAGAAAAAAAGCTCACCCATTACAATATGAGAAAATCTCTTATTACAGCTACCTTGCTTCTTTTAGCATTGGTTTTAATAATTTCTAAAGTAGATATATCTTTTGTCATACCTATTTTAGTATTTTCGGTATTTCCATGGCTAAAGCATAGAAACTTTTCTCATAGTATTTTAATGGTTTTAATAGTTTATATAATTATGAATCCACTAGGAGAGTTTTTTAACTACGATTCATTAGGACTTATGGCTTCCTCTATGTATCTACTTCATATAATTTGCGATATGTTCACAAAACGGGGTGTAGCTATCTTCTACCCATTCTCAAAAAATATGATTTCTGTGGGATATATAAGAGTTGGTGGAAGATTTAGTAATATAATAGAAAATCTATTAGTCTTTGTTTTAATTTTATTTACAATATATCTTGTTTTTAAATTTGTATAA
- a CDS encoding Fur family transcriptional regulator gives MNNGMDLLKEKLKKTGFKITPQRRAIIEVLLENRYYHLSSEEIYDKVRENCPEIGLATVYRTMQLLDEIGAISKLNLDDGCIRYEIDLDNEGHNHHHLVCKNCGKIIGVEEDLLKDIEMKIQENYKFHVVNHDLKFDGYCEDCYREMKKDK, from the coding sequence ATGAATAATGGAATGGATCTTTTAAAAGAAAAACTAAAAAAGACAGGCTTTAAGATTACTCCACAAAGGAGAGCTATAATAGAAGTTCTTCTTGAAAATCGATACTATCATCTTAGCAGTGAGGAAATATACGATAAAGTAAGAGAAAATTGCCCAGAAATAGGTTTAGCAACAGTATATAGAACGATGCAGCTATTAGACGAAATAGGAGCTATATCAAAGTTAAATTTAGATGATGGCTGTATAAGATATGAAATAGACCTTGATAATGAAGGACACAATCATCATCATTTAGTATGTAAAAACTGTGGAAAAATAATTGGTGTGGAAGAAGATCTTCTTAAAGATATAGAAATGAAAATTCAGGAGAACTACAAATTCCATGTAGTTAATCATGATCTTAAATTCGATGGATATTGTGAAGACTGTTATAGAGAGATGAAAAAAGATAAATAA
- a CDS encoding DUF1292 domain-containing protein: MNENVVNLIDENGEEVPFEIILTLEAEEKEYAILMPLEDNEDEEAYIYRIDEDEQGEMLVPLEDDNEYSTVVAVYEALMEEEGLNFDE, from the coding sequence ATGAATGAAAATGTAGTAAACCTAATTGATGAAAATGGAGAAGAAGTACCTTTTGAGATAATATTAACTTTAGAAGCAGAAGAAAAAGAGTACGCTATATTAATGCCTCTAGAAGACAACGAAGACGAAGAAGCATATATATATAGAATAGATGAAGACGAACAGGGAGAAATGCTAGTTCCATTAGAAGACGACAATGAGTATTCAACTGTTGTAGCTGTTTACGAAGCTTTAATGGAAGAAGAAGGTCTTAACTTTGATGAATAA
- the ruvX gene encoding Holliday junction resolvase RuvX, whose translation MLTGRIMGLDIGDKTIGVAVSDLMGMTAQGIKTIKRTSKKNDIEEIKQIIKEKQVNLIVSGLPKNMNGTVGPQGEKVQKFCELIKEETGLEIEFWDERLTTVAAEKTLITADVSRKKRKNVIDMMAAVLILQGYLDFKVK comes from the coding sequence ATGCTAACAGGTAGAATAATGGGACTTGATATAGGAGATAAAACTATAGGTGTTGCAGTAAGTGATCTTATGGGAATGACAGCTCAGGGTATCAAGACTATAAAAAGAACTAGCAAAAAGAACGATATAGAAGAAATAAAACAGATAATAAAAGAAAAACAGGTAAATCTAATAGTATCTGGTCTTCCTAAAAATATGAACGGTACTGTTGGTCCTCAGGGCGAAAAAGTACAGAAATTCTGTGAATTAATAAAAGAAGAAACAGGACTAGAAATAGAATTTTGGGATGAAAGACTTACTACAGTTGCTGCTGAAAAAACTCTTATAACTGCAGACGTAAGCAGAAAGAAAAGAAAAAATGTAATAGACATGATGGCAGCGGTATTAATTCTTCAAGGATATTTAGATTTTAAAGTTAAATAA
- a CDS encoding IreB family regulatory phosphoprotein: MDNMDFTMKFEGAQQEKMTVEEAMKIVYGALKEKGYNPVNQIIGYLLSGDSSYITSYKDARGIIRRFERDEILEEVITKYLEESR; encoded by the coding sequence ATGGATAATATGGATTTCACTATGAAATTTGAAGGAGCACAGCAGGAAAAAATGACTGTTGAAGAAGCGATGAAAATAGTTTACGGGGCCCTTAAAGAAAAAGGGTATAACCCCGTAAACCAAATAATAGGATATCTCCTATCAGGAGATTCTAGTTATATAACTAGTTATAAGGACGCAAGAGGGATAATCAGAAGATTTGAAAGAGATGAAATTCTTGAAGAGGTTATAACTAAATATCTAGAGGAAAGTAGGTAA
- the alaS gene encoding alanine--tRNA ligase produces MEKMGLNEIRSKFLEFFKTKDHYVGASYPLVPNNDKSLLLINAGMAPLKNYFSGVEVPPKNRMATCQKCIRTGDIENVGVTARHATFFEMLGNFSFGDYFKRESLAWGWEFATKWLNIPEEKIWVTVYEKDDEAFDIWSKEMGFPEERIVRLGKDDNFWEIGLGPCGPCSEIYFDRGEEYGCDSPDCKPGCDCDRFLEFWNHVFTQFSKEEDGSYSELENKNIDTGMGLERIACIMQGVDNIFEVDTIHSVLEAVSKVAGVEYGKDKANDKSIRIITDHIRAVSFLIADGVLPSNEGRGYILRRLLRRAARHGKLLGIKGTFLNGLVDEVIKVSGDAYPELVEKEDYIKKVIKIEEEKFNETIDQGMEMLNSYKEELKKEGKTVLSGEIAFKLYDTYGFPLDLTVEILREEGLSVNEEEFSEEMEKQKERARTARGNMDGESWKEDPLAKEENVESEFVGYVELTGEGKVLAIVEDSEIVESASEGKDVVVVLDKTNFYPEGGGQAGDCGVLKNDNCAVAVKNTKKGPAGSIKHFGTVVAGELKAGDVLTCEVDRENRMACSRNHTATHLLHKALKEVLGDHANQAGSLVTADRLRFDFTHFEAVTKEELKTIEEKVNNAIFNAYDVVAETMDINAAKAKGAAALFGEKYGNEVRVVSMGDYSMELCGGAHISNTAQAGMFKIISEGGVAAGVRRIEAVTGKAVYEYMNKKDELIAKVCATIKAKEDGLLHRVENVLEENKNLEKELHNLKTQISMQSADSALDSKVEVKGVSLVTNKYENMDMNTLRDTADNLRDKMESGVVVLANVADGKVNFVVTATKDVIEKGVHSGNIVREVAKIAGGKGGGRPNMAQAGATEPAKVDEALNYAKEVIESQVK; encoded by the coding sequence ATGGAAAAAATGGGTTTAAACGAAATAAGAAGTAAATTTTTAGAGTTCTTCAAAACTAAAGATCATTATGTAGGAGCTAGTTATCCTCTTGTACCAAATAACGACAAGAGTTTACTTTTAATAAATGCTGGTATGGCTCCTCTTAAAAACTATTTCTCAGGAGTAGAAGTTCCACCAAAGAACAGAATGGCTACTTGTCAGAAATGTATAAGAACAGGAGATATAGAAAATGTCGGTGTTACAGCTAGACACGCTACATTCTTTGAAATGCTAGGGAACTTCTCATTTGGAGATTACTTTAAAAGAGAATCATTAGCTTGGGGATGGGAATTTGCGACTAAATGGCTAAACATACCAGAAGAAAAAATATGGGTTACTGTATATGAAAAAGATGATGAAGCATTTGATATATGGTCAAAAGAAATGGGATTCCCTGAAGAAAGAATAGTTAGACTTGGAAAAGACGACAACTTCTGGGAAATAGGTCTTGGACCATGTGGACCTTGTTCAGAAATATACTTCGATAGAGGAGAAGAATACGGATGTGATAGCCCTGATTGTAAACCAGGATGTGACTGTGATAGATTCTTAGAATTCTGGAACCACGTATTCACTCAGTTCTCTAAAGAAGAAGACGGAAGCTACAGCGAATTAGAAAATAAAAACATAGATACAGGTATGGGACTGGAAAGAATAGCTTGTATAATGCAGGGTGTTGACAATATATTCGAAGTAGATACTATACATTCAGTTTTAGAAGCTGTTTCTAAAGTTGCAGGTGTAGAATACGGAAAAGACAAAGCAAATGATAAATCTATAAGAATAATAACTGACCACATAAGAGCCGTATCATTCCTTATAGCAGATGGAGTATTACCATCAAATGAAGGTAGAGGATATATATTAAGAAGATTATTAAGAAGAGCTGCTAGACATGGTAAACTTCTTGGAATAAAAGGAACATTCTTAAATGGATTAGTTGATGAAGTTATAAAAGTTAGTGGAGATGCTTATCCAGAATTAGTAGAAAAAGAAGATTACATCAAAAAAGTTATAAAAATAGAAGAAGAAAAATTCAATGAAACAATAGACCAGGGAATGGAAATGTTAAATTCTTATAAAGAAGAACTTAAAAAAGAAGGAAAAACAGTTCTTAGCGGAGAAATAGCATTTAAGCTTTATGACACTTATGGATTCCCACTAGATTTAACAGTTGAAATATTAAGAGAAGAAGGTCTTTCTGTTAATGAAGAAGAATTCAGCGAAGAAATGGAAAAACAGAAAGAAAGAGCTAGAACAGCTAGAGGAAACATGGACGGTGAAAGCTGGAAAGAAGATCCTCTTGCTAAAGAAGAAAATGTAGAATCTGAATTTGTAGGATACGTTGAATTAACAGGTGAAGGTAAAGTATTAGCTATAGTTGAAGATTCTGAAATAGTAGAATCAGCATCTGAAGGTAAAGATGTTGTTGTAGTATTAGACAAAACTAACTTCTATCCAGAAGGTGGTGGACAGGCAGGAGACTGCGGCGTTCTTAAAAATGATAATTGTGCAGTAGCTGTTAAAAATACTAAAAAAGGTCCGGCAGGAAGTATAAAACACTTTGGTACAGTAGTAGCAGGTGAATTAAAAGCTGGGGATGTTTTAACTTGTGAGGTAGATAGAGAAAACAGAATGGCATGTTCAAGAAACCATACTGCAACTCACTTATTACACAAAGCATTAAAAGAAGTATTAGGAGATCATGCAAACCAGGCAGGTTCATTAGTTACTGCAGATAGATTAAGATTCGACTTTACTCACTTTGAAGCAGTTACAAAAGAAGAATTAAAAACAATAGAAGAAAAAGTAAACAATGCTATATTCAATGCTTATGATGTAGTAGCTGAAACAATGGATATAAATGCTGCTAAAGCAAAAGGAGCTGCAGCATTATTCGGTGAAAAATACGGAAATGAAGTTAGAGTAGTTTCTATGGGAGATTACTCAATGGAACTTTGTGGAGGTGCCCACATTTCAAATACTGCACAGGCTGGAATGTTCAAAATAATATCTGAAGGTGGTGTAGCTGCAGGTGTTAGAAGAATAGAAGCAGTAACTGGAAAAGCAGTTTATGAATATATGAACAAAAAGGATGAGTTAATTGCCAAAGTTTGTGCTACAATAAAAGCTAAAGAAGATGGACTTTTACACAGAGTAGAAAATGTATTAGAGGAAAATAAAAACTTAGAGAAAGAATTACATAATTTAAAAACTCAAATAAGTATGCAGTCAGCTGACTCTGCTTTAGATTCAAAAGTAGAAGTAAAAGGTGTTAGCCTAGTTACTAATAAATATGAAAATATGGATATGAATACTTTAAGAGATACTGCTGATAATTTAAGGGATAAAATGGAAAGCGGTGTAGTTGTATTAGCAAATGTTGCTGATGGAAAAGTAAACTTTGTTGTTACTGCAACTAAAGATGTTATAGAAAAAGGTGTTCATTCAGGAAATATAGTAAGAGAAGTAGCTAAGATAGCTGGCGGAAAAGGTGGAGGTAGACCTAATATGGCTCAGGCAGGTGCTACAGAACCAGCAAAAGTTGACGAAGCTTTAAATTATGCTAAGGAAGTTATAGAATCTCAGGTAAAATAA
- the mnmA gene encoding tRNA 2-thiouridine(34) synthase MnmA, whose product MKKKVMLGMSGGVDSSVAAYLLKEQGYDVIGVNMMLSNDNTEEEKRMTEDSIRDARRVAEKLDIPLHVLDFRREFKEKVIDDFIKEYAEGRTPNPCIVCNKFIKFGLFFDVAEKFGCDYVATGHYARVERDEKTGRLVLKKGESAKKDQTYNLYNIKQEQLERILLPIGNYEKDTVREIAKKIGLDVHNKKDSQEICFIKDNDYVRYLKENSDIKIKTGEFVEADGTVLGKHNGIINYTIGQRKGLGIAFGKPMFVVDINAKKNRVVLGSNDDLFKKELVIKDVNTIPFDFADVDEFKVYAKVRYAAKPSLATVTKLSDNTAKVVFEEAQRAITKGQSLVMYDGDILVGGGIIDDIL is encoded by the coding sequence ATGAAGAAGAAAGTTATGCTAGGTATGAGCGGCGGAGTTGATAGCTCCGTCGCTGCATATCTTTTAAAGGAACAGGGTTATGATGTGATTGGTGTCAATATGATGCTTTCCAATGATAATACTGAAGAAGAAAAAAGAATGACAGAAGATAGTATAAGAGATGCGAGAAGAGTAGCTGAAAAGCTAGATATTCCACTACATGTACTAGATTTTAGAAGAGAATTTAAAGAAAAGGTAATAGACGATTTTATAAAAGAGTATGCAGAAGGTAGAACTCCTAATCCTTGTATAGTATGTAATAAGTTTATAAAGTTCGGTCTATTTTTTGACGTTGCAGAAAAATTTGGCTGCGACTATGTAGCTACTGGACATTATGCTAGAGTTGAAAGAGATGAAAAAACTGGCAGACTAGTTCTTAAAAAAGGGGAATCTGCTAAAAAAGACCAGACATACAATCTTTACAATATAAAACAGGAACAGCTAGAAAGAATACTACTTCCTATAGGAAACTATGAAAAGGATACAGTAAGAGAAATAGCTAAGAAAATAGGTCTTGATGTCCACAACAAGAAGGATAGTCAGGAAATATGCTTTATAAAAGACAACGACTATGTAAGATATTTAAAAGAAAACTCAGATATAAAAATCAAAACGGGGGAATTTGTAGAAGCTGATGGAACAGTACTAGGAAAACACAATGGAATTATAAATTACACAATAGGACAGAGAAAAGGGCTTGGAATAGCTTTTGGTAAGCCTATGTTTGTAGTTGATATAAATGCAAAGAAAAATAGAGTAGTACTTGGAAGCAATGACGATCTATTCAAAAAAGAACTCGTTATAAAAGACGTAAATACAATTCCGTTTGATTTTGCAGATGTAGATGAGTTTAAAGTATATGCAAAAGTTAGATACGCAGCAAAACCATCTCTAGCTACTGTAACTAAACTATCTGACAATACAGCTAAGGTTGTATTTGAAGAAGCACAGAGAGCGATAACTAAAGGACAGTCTTTAGTTATGTACGATGGAGATATATTAGTCGGTGGAGGAATTATCGACGATATACTATAA
- the nifU gene encoding Fe-S cluster assembly scaffold protein NifU: protein MQYSDKVMDHFMNPRNMGSIEDASGVGEVGNPTCGDIMKIYLDIEDDIIKDVKFKTFGCGSAIASSSMATEMIKGKSIHEALQLTNKAVAEALDGLPPVKMHCSVLAEQAVKAALIDYAQKHNIVIPELEGYEITDAHEHEEIEED from the coding sequence ATGCAGTATAGTGATAAAGTTATGGATCATTTCATGAACCCAAGAAACATGGGATCAATAGAGGACGCAAGTGGAGTTGGAGAAGTTGGTAACCCAACTTGTGGAGATATAATGAAAATATATCTTGATATAGAAGATGATATAATAAAAGACGTTAAATTCAAGACTTTCGGATGTGGAAGTGCTATAGCAAGTTCATCAATGGCAACAGAAATGATAAAAGGAAAGAGCATACACGAAGCTCTTCAGTTAACAAATAAAGCAGTTGCTGAAGCATTAGATGGACTACCACCAGTAAAAATGCACTGTTCAGTACTTGCAGAACAGGCAGTAAAAGCAGCTCTTATAGATTATGCTCAGAAACATAACATAGTTATACCAGAGCTTGAAGGATACGAAATAACTGATGCGCATGAACATGAAGAAATAGAAGAAGACTAG
- the nifS gene encoding cysteine desulfurase NifS, with the protein MENKRIYMDYSATTPVKKEVLDEMLPYFNEGFGNASSFYSYGHEAKEALELARTRVAALINAEPNEIYFTAGGSESDNWAIKGVAFDLQRKGKGNHIITSKIEHHAILHTCEYLEKNFGFEVTYLDVDEEGKVSPEALENAIKDNTILISIMFANNEIGTVEPIKELVEVAKKHKILFHTDAVQAAGNIPVDVKELGVDMVSMSSHKIYGPKGVGALFIRRGLRFDNLVHGGAQEKRRRAGTENIPAIVGYGKAAELAKANMDNHIKELTRLRNKLIEGVKERIPYTRINGSLEDRLPGNANFAFKFIEGEGILLLLNHAGISGSSGSACTSGSLDPSHVLLAIGLPHEIAHGSLRLTVGDFTTDEDIDYILEVLPKVIERLRSMSPLYEEALQAEGK; encoded by the coding sequence ATGGAAAACAAAAGAATTTATATGGACTATTCTGCAACAACACCTGTTAAAAAAGAAGTGTTAGATGAAATGCTTCCATATTTTAACGAAGGATTTGGAAATGCATCTAGTTTTTATAGCTATGGTCATGAAGCTAAAGAAGCTTTAGAACTAGCTAGAACTAGAGTTGCAGCTCTTATAAATGCAGAGCCAAATGAAATATACTTCACTGCTGGTGGATCAGAAAGTGATAACTGGGCGATAAAAGGAGTTGCCTTTGACCTTCAGAGAAAAGGTAAAGGAAACCACATAATAACTTCAAAAATAGAACATCACGCGATACTACATACTTGCGAATACTTAGAAAAGAACTTCGGATTTGAAGTTACTTATCTTGATGTAGATGAAGAAGGTAAAGTTAGCCCAGAAGCTTTAGAAAATGCAATAAAAGACAACACAATACTAATAAGTATAATGTTTGCAAATAACGAAATAGGTACAGTAGAACCTATAAAAGAATTAGTAGAAGTTGCTAAAAAACACAAAATACTATTCCACACAGATGCTGTTCAGGCAGCAGGAAATATACCAGTAGATGTTAAAGAACTTGGTGTAGATATGGTAAGTATGTCATCTCATAAGATATACGGACCTAAAGGAGTAGGGGCTTTATTCATAAGAAGAGGACTTAGATTTGACAATCTTGTTCACGGTGGAGCTCAGGAAAAAAGAAGAAGAGCTGGTACAGAAAACATACCTGCAATAGTAGGATATGGTAAAGCAGCAGAACTTGCTAAAGCTAATATGGACAACCATATAAAAGAGCTTACAAGACTTAGAAATAAACTTATAGAAGGTGTTAAAGAAAGAATACCTTATACTAGAATAAACGGAAGCTTAGAAGATAGACTTCCAGGAAATGCAAACTTTGCATTTAAGTTTATAGAAGGTGAAGGAATATTATTACTTCTTAACCACGCTGGAATATCTGGATCAAGTGGTTCAGCTTGTACATCAGGATCATTAGATCCATCACATGTACTTTTAGCAATAGGATTACCACACGAAATAGCTCATGGATCATTAAGATTAACAGTTGGAGATTTTACAACTGACGAAGATATAGACTACATATTAGAAGTATTACCTAAGGTAATAGAAAGATTAAGAAGTATGTCTCCTTTATATGAAGAAGCTTTACAGGCTGAAGGAAAATAA
- a CDS encoding RrF2 family transcriptional regulator, with translation MKLSTKGRYGLKAMFELALNYGEEPISIKYISEKQNVSERYLEQIFSKLKKAGLVKSIRGSQGGYFLARKPDEISVGDILTVLEGPITISDCLKEEGVCSNSDKCATRLVWKKMKNAIDDVVNTTFLQDMVDDRIGDNGLSSNEKDIYKIDLNKQ, from the coding sequence GTGAAGCTTTCAACAAAGGGTAGATATGGATTAAAGGCAATGTTTGAACTAGCGTTAAACTATGGCGAAGAACCTATATCTATAAAATATATATCTGAAAAGCAGAATGTTTCAGAGCGGTATTTGGAGCAGATATTCTCAAAATTAAAAAAAGCAGGCCTTGTAAAAAGTATAAGAGGCTCTCAAGGAGGATATTTCTTAGCTAGAAAGCCAGATGAGATTTCTGTTGGAGATATATTAACTGTACTAGAAGGTCCTATAACTATATCAGATTGTCTAAAAGAAGAAGGTGTCTGTAGCAACTCAGATAAATGTGCTACTAGACTAGTATGGAAAAAGATGAAGAATGCAATAGACGATGTTGTAAACACTACTTTTTTACAAGATATGGTAGACGATCGGATAGGTGACAATGGATTGTCTAGTAATGAAAAAGATATTTATAAAATAGATTTAAACAAACAATAA